From the Oncorhynchus gorbuscha isolate QuinsamMale2020 ecotype Even-year unplaced genomic scaffold, OgorEven_v1.0 Un_scaffold_5905, whole genome shotgun sequence genome, the window GCACTTGCGACGCACAGCTGAGCATAAATTGAAATAATTTGCTTTTTATTTTCCTGAACTGATGGTACCTGCATGTGATGGTCATGTTGCTTTCAAGATAAAATGGGAACTTGGGGGGAaaaaacgaggtcaaatcatTAAGTCAATGAACTTCAAGTCGGAAAGATGGAGCCCTAGAAAGATGGCTGAAGTTTTCCAGTTGGCTGTTGAAAAAGATTTTTCCCAgtatgatttttttgtttttCAATGCACATACTCCAGTCAGTATAATCTGATATTTTCTAGTGAGCAGTACGTTGCTCTATATTGCAAACTGTAACAGGGAAAAATCTACAGTTTCAAATGAAGTGTCACCAGATGCCTCTACcattaaaataataatattgaGAACTATAGAAAGATGCCTCTACCATTAAAATAATTATAGTGAGCAATATAGAAAGCGGATATATTGCAAGGAGCTTCTCTTTCCGTCTCCTGTTCTGCACTGCTGTGAAAAACAGGGGATGGTCAAACCAAACACCATGTAGACATCCATCTACCTACTACATCCATCCATCAACTACATCTCTCTACTACGGTACATCCATCTACCTACTACATCCATCTACTACATCCATCCATCAACTACATCTCTCTACTACGGTACATCCATCTACCTACTACATCCATCTACTACATCCATCCATCAACTACATCTCTCTACTACGGTACATCCATCAATCCACTACATCCATCTactacatccatccatctacctacTACATCCATCCATCAACTACATCTCTCTACTACGGTACATCCATCAATCTACCACATCCATCTACTACATCCATCCATCAACTACATCTCTCTACTACGGTGCATCCATCAATCCACTACATCCATCTACTACATCCATCAATCCAATACATCCATCTACTACATCCATCCACTATATCCAGCCATCTactacatccatccatctactATATCGCTACTACAGCCATAAATCCACTACATCCATCTACTATATCGCTACTACATCCATCCAGCCACTACATCAATCCATCACCAATCATATGTTTCCACggtagtcaaatcaaatccaattgcaCTGCAGACAAAGGAGAAGAGCAAGGAGATGATGATGAATTGGACCAGTGCAGAatactactgtacacaccctaATATGAAGTGCACTAGATACATAAAACAATGTGTTAATATATAGTGCTGTAGTTTTCATTGTTTTACAGACATTTAAAGACAGTCTTTGGATTCAGAAGTCTGATGATTGCGACTTTGGTTAGAAGCTAGAAGGGCATCAGTCTCAGAAGCAGACTCTTCTACAGGTTTTGTTTTATAGTGGCTAGCATCTAATATCGTCATAGGGGCTGTGTCACCTTGACCTGGGTTAAAAAGAGGAAACAGCTCCCCAATGAACATGGCTCTCACAGTGACAATCAGTTTATTGTCTTTTACGTTGATGAAAGAGAGTACTCCTTGGTCATAGTCAAAATACACCCCTAGTATCTGAGGTCTAGGATCGGCAGGAAGTAGGATGTCGGGGGCCATATTAAGCCGTAAGCCTTTCTCTTTGTATGAGGACAGGAACCAGAAACCATTGGAAGGTGTGGCTGGTACATCACCTTGTCTTTTAACAGACCCACTTGCCAGTCCAACCCACCAGGATTCTTTAACGCCTACCATCTCCTTATCCAGTCTAACCTCCCAGTAAGCATGGCTGCCCGAGGTAAAACCACATGTTCCAAGTATATAAGCATGCTCACCCGGAGGACATGGATTAGCTTTACTGTCTCTCACAATTTTACCAGTTGAACCGACTGTCAGATAGGAAGGAGCTGTCTTGAGATCCAATGTGATATCCACTGTTGAGGACAAACACAGAATCAGGAGATGCCGATGAACCGTAATAACAACAATAACGATAATAACAATCAGAATGTATCAGAAATATTTCAAAATAGATTACCTCCAGCTTGTCTCATATTCTCTATATCCACTAAATCTACACAAAAAAACAGGAACAAtgtgtaaatgttaaatgtaattttGTACCGTAATTATTCTGTTTTAGGGATCAATATTTGCTCTACACTCTTAGAAGTGTAGCATCTTGCATCATAAAGAAAGGCAATATCAGAATAAATTCAGATTCTCTTTGGAAAATGTCAAAATAGATTACCTTCAGGTTGTCTCATAGTCTCGATATCCACTATATCTACGCAAAAACGGGGAGAGTAGGAAAATGTTAAATGTATTCTGTACAGTAAGTATTTTGGATCAATATTTGCCATATGATAAAGAAAGACAATATCTTACATTGTGGTGACTAAATGCACAGAATATAGGTAGTGTTTATAATTTAGTGTCCATTGACTTGATGTAGTGCTAATTTAGAGTTTTAATCGTATTCTCTTACAGGATCAATGTAGGCCTAGTTGCAGTATAAAATGCCACAACATTTAGGACACGTGGTTATAAAGTTAAGCATTGAAAATCAAATCATGAACACTGACATTGAAAAGTGTGATGTGGATAAATAGATTCCTTACCTCCTTTAGGCACATGTGTTGATTTGTTTCCTGAAAAGCAAAACACACATGAGTTTTCAATCGAATCATAGGAGGGATAAAGGTGGCATTAGGAGATGTCTTGGTGACTTGCCTAATGTTGTCTCCGGTAGCTAATCCAAATATGGTGGAAAGAGGATTCAATACCCTCTTAGGCTCAAGTTCAAATGTGACCCAGTCTTAACATTTCCATGGCATTGTATGCTTATCAATATATAGTATAACTATCAAAACCAAAACATAGCCCTGACCTCTCTTTTTGTAGAGCACACCGATGAAGACAACGGACAGGAGCAGAAGCAGAGCTAAAATGATGACAGCTGTTAGCAGTCCTGATGAAGTCTCTGAAAGTGGAAAGAAGGTATCCCTTATTTAATTCAACAAACTGGTGGACACACACACCTTGTGATAGTTTCCAGATCAGCATATGCTCATTGCAGAAAGAGTCACGGTTATTATCATTATTGACCTGGTACAGCCGCAACGTCCCGTAGGTCcactcttccctccatctcctccccttcagacagaaccagagaacaggatacccaggGAGCactggagggggaagagaggacccAGCTGTGGGCAGACACCAGACCATGGGCACCACTGCTGTAGTCCAGCTTCTCAGGTTTCAGAGTCTGCCTCCCATCTGACCACTGTAGCCTGGGCCTTGGCTTCCATCCATGGGAAACACAGCTCACATTCACAGAGTCAGCATCTGTTCTGactgctgagaggagaggaggggtgccCCTCACTGGGAATGAGATTAAGTGCACATTAAGGAGGAGGAGATTAAagtctcaaataaaaaataatattttttttttaccttggcTAATTCAACTATTTGTGAAAGAATGATGGAGAAAGAATGATGGAGAAAGAATGATGGATATCATTTCATTTCTGTAGCATCATTCCTGGATATGTTTTGCTTGAATGAACTCACCAGTCACATTGAGAAAGACACTGGCAGTCCCATAGTCCTGGTTACTGCTGACGTAACACACATACTCCCCTTGGTCTCTCAGAGTGACATTAACCAGCTTCAAGGTCACATCCCCTCCCTTCAGCCCTTGTGACGTAACCTCCCGGAGCCCCAGGGAGCTGCGGCCCACGTATTGGGACTGCTGTGATGCTTCCTggatcttcctctctctgtagtgcaaGACCGGGTTGTCGAAATCTTTGGGCCGGTACCAACGCACCTCCAGGCCCTCTGCGTTCATGGAAAGGGTGAGCCAGCATGGCATGGTGGCAACATGTCCCAACCGTGCCGAGACTGGATCCACGGGTACCGAACACGTGAACATTTCTGATAGAAGAAGGATTTCAAACtatcaccaatttgtaagtcgctctggataagagcgtctgctaaatgacttaaatgtaaaatgtaatcaCCATCTTATGATTACACTGTTTTACTTTGTTTTAACTTGGTGAGTTTAAAATGTCAAAAGTCataaagttattattattattactaaaagCCCCAGAAAtgtgttgtttgttttttgtcAAATACATCTCAAGGCACCTCCAAAATTTAGCCTAGAATGCATTTGTGGTCTGGTATCCAAAGATCCGATATCTTCAAATCTGTAATATCCATGGGAAAACCTGTAGCCTTGTAAATACCAGACTGATTCACACTGCAGATACAACATCAATATTAGTTTGCGGGATCAGGCGGCTTTGCAAAGCTAGAAAACTGTCACTAgataccacagccacaaagttatAAACCCTGCCTAACACCGTACCCGAACCTGCCGCGCGCCATCGTGAgcaaattgattttgtccccccacaccgaACGAGATCaagacacgcaggttaaaatatcaaaactaaCTCTGAAcgaattacattaatttggggacaggtaaaaaagcattaaacatttatggcaatttagtcTGCTAgcttgcatttgctagctaatttgtcctatttagctagcttgctattgctagctaatttgtcctgggatatgaACATTGAGTTTTTATTTTACCTGAGATGCAACAAggaaggtcctctactccgacaattaatccacacataaaccGGTCAAcagaatcgtttctagtcatctctcccccttccaggattttcttctttggacttatATGGTAATTGGCAACTAActttctttattattattatttttatatatatatataaaaaataatatatatatatttatttttatgtattCATAATACAGATCAACAACTTACATTGCTACATCATGCAAAACAAAACGCAGGCACTAACAATAAAATACTAAAACATGCAAAAAATATCaattaaataatacaaataaaccATTCTAGTGCAATTGTAATCACGCTGAAAAAATCTCATTGGCAAATAACTTTCATAAAAGGTTTATTACCACCACTGATGTCTTTCAGTCACACAGgagggtataaccaatgaggagaaggcagatgggtatctgcttctataaaccaatgaggagaaggCAGATGGgttctgcttctataaaccaatgaggagaaggCAGATGGGtgtctgcttctataaaccaatgaggagaaggCAGAtggtatctgcttctataaaccaatgaggagaaggCAGATGGGtgtctgcttctataaaccaatgaggagatgggacatgggtatctgcttctataaaccaatgaggagaaggCAGATGGGtgtctgcttctataaaccaatgaggagatgggagaggcaggactttctgCGCGatcagcgtcacaaatagaactgactacTGTTCTttcccttggcaacgcagaccatcgttggcgcgcgcgagcagtgtgggtgcaataattgaataattaTATGTCGGTGTGACGGGAAGGAATTGCGCCGGTAAAAGATTCCAAAAATAGGCCTATACAAATACAGTAATTAGTCTATTACAGTTCCATTATTGAATCGTTGTTATAATTCAGTAAAGATTTTAAACCGCCACTACTAGTCTTGGCTACTCACCAGAAGTGGCAGTGGAGAGACACACACCCCAAGCTGCCAATATGTACAACCACATAACCTGAAAAGAATGAAAAATTGTTAATGTCACTATATTGAAATCCTGCCTATCGTTCGCGGGCACATATTACTTTCACCTTCAAATAGCAATCTAAAATATATTGATTGGGCTATGGTCGATCGTGCAAAAATCATTTAAATACTGTAATTCCGCAATAGTTTATTACAAATTCGACAAAGGTAAACCACATTACGCCACGAGGTACCTTTAAAAGCGAAGGTCTACTTACTGTATACAGGGCCCTCGAGCTGTTTTTTTCAATAACGCAAGGTGGCATGTCGTGCGTAAAATCTCTGAAAAATCACGACATCCAAATGAAGTCGGGAAATATTAGTTCAGAAAATAATGATTACAATCCTTTATCATATATCTCAATCACACTTATGCGAATAACTAGACCTGATCTAGCTAGACCTGATCTGTAGAACAATAAATGTGCTGTGCCTATTTGTCGCAGTTTTCTTTCACTTTCGAATTTGTTCAAATGTACTGTAGACTTTCAGAACTAACCCAATATAgatatggaacgccgtttgggtctttgcatgtgAACAAAGATACACGTCAAATATTACTATTTGACACGTAAAATAAGCGTTTCATTTCAAATAACACCATtttattatagaatgttgtatggaacgccgtttgggtctttgcatgtgAACAAAGATACACGTCAAATATTACTATTTGACACGTAAAATAAGCGTTTCATTTCAAATAACACCATtttattatagaatgttgtatggaacgccgtttgggtctttgagTGTCAAAAGAACATTCACTCATAATCAGAAAAAATAACTATTGTAACACTATGTACATATTGTTGTACAGTTGAACGATGAGGTATAAGGCCATTTATATCTACAGTATGTATTAAATGAACATCAATTTTACATTCGGATGGGTTATAGGCAGAAAGACTAACTCTGGTGTGAAATAACACCTTCAATTCAATTCGTTTTTTTAAAATCCAAGTTCAAatctcgagctgacaaggtcgttctgccACCTGAACAGCAGGGGTTAACCCACtattccaaggccgtcattgaaaataagaatttgttcttaactgatttgcctagttaaataaagttaaaataaaattaaaataaaaaagcaaTTATGGTCATTCCAACTGCCCTTAACTAAGTGTCTTTGGTAGACGgaaagggtgaaagagagaggtgggaagagagtgaaagacagagagagatgggggagagagaaacagaaagtggTGCAAAATTACTTAGACTCTTGTCTTCGAACTTGTTAGGCAATCACATGTGCTTACAAGGATGGCCAGTCTCATAGGAGGGTGATTTTTAACTGAGGAGAAGATGGAGTGAAGTGCTTGATTGCCAAAATCAACATAACTCTTCTTTTGACAATTGGCATGGGATTGTCAAGAATGTGGACAGCTGGGTAAGTGAAATAACATTTTGTTTATCAATCACATTCTATTATATCTGAAATGGTTCTGATTTCATATCAGAGAGAACATAATATTTCAATTTGTCACCTTGTGCTTAAAAGTCAGTACCCTGTCTCGTCTGACAGGAGTTTGAGAGGGTGAAGACTGTGGCGTAGAATTTGAAGCGCATCAGTTGTTTCACCATGGCACATGATCGGTAAGTATCACAGTTCAAATTTTGCACTGATACGTCGCTTTATTTGAGTACTCACCATATCGCCTGCTGTATGGACGGGAGATGCAGCTGTTGACTGAGGTGAACAACGCAATTGTAAATACAATTattgtatatactgtaatatttCAAATTTGTGATTGACTTAGTGTTGTTTGTCTATTGCTATTTTAGTATGACGTACTTTCAAATCACTGAAACTCGATGCGATGGAAGTTGTCGAACCAGATCAGAACGCCTTCGAGGACAACCTTCAGGCACAGGATGAGAAGCATGAGGAGGTTGTCCGctgttaatttatttatttttctgacCCTCCAAGAAATATGTGAGAGATCTATTTGTAATAATATGACACATAAATTGCATATATTTCTATTATCAATCAAGGTGAGATTGAACAAGGACAAGGTGctggagaaacagaaggagagccTCCAGAGGAGAATCAAGAAATTACAGACAGGTATCCTTTATTTTTTGTCTGCTATTAACAATATTGCATGTCTAATCAAACATGTATATTAAATCATTCAATAACTGTATTTCTACATACCTGATCAACCTGTAACCGGTGTGTTTCCTTGTTtacgtctctgtctcctctcctgttccctttAACTCTGCTCCTGTTCCCCAGGACCTAGGGGTTCTGCCCAACACACAGACGtggatccacctgatgtcctccattacctggtctccagaacctaggggtTCTGTCCAACACCCAGACGtggatccacctgatgtcctccattacctgttctccaggacctaggggttcTGTCCACCACCAAGACGTGGATCCACACCCAGacgtcatcctgtctgggttggcgccccccccttgggttgtgccatggcggagatctttgtgggctatactcagccttgtctcaggatgggtaagttggtggttgaagatgtccctctagtggtgtgggggctgtgctttggcaaagtgggtggggttatatccttcctatttggccctgtccgggggtgtcctcggatggggccacagtgtctcctgacccctcctgtctcagcctccagtatttatgctgcagtagtttatgtgtcggggggctagggtcagtttgttatatctggagtaattctcctgtcctattcggtgtcctgtgtgaatctaagtgtgcgttctctaattctctccttctctctttcttcctctctctcggaggacctgagccctaggaccatgccccaggactacctgacatgatgactccttgctgtccccagtccacctgaccgtgctgctactccagtttcaactgttctgccttgttattatacgaccatgctggtaatttatgaacatttgaacatcttggccatgttctgttataatcaacactcggcacagccagaagaggactggccaccccacatagcctggttcctctctagatttcttcctaggttttggcctttctagggagtgtttcctagccaccgtgcttctacacctgcattgcttactgtttggggttttaggctgggtttctgtacagcactttgagatatcagctgatgtacgaagggctatataaatacatttgatttgatttgatttgacctgatgtcctccattacctgttCTCCAAGACCTAGGGGTTCTGTCCAACACCCAGACGtggatccacctgatgtcctccattaccAACCACCCTTCAACTTTTCATTACATAATCTACAGCTGCTGTTATTGTCATGTCATTATCTGCTAAGATATTAAATATCATTCATCTCAATGATTAGCCTATGCAAATTAGTAGAAAAACATTAAAAGCTCATTAATTGGACTACATTTAACCTAATTGGGAACAAATATAACTTGGGAAAATTTCAAAGGATCCTAGTCAATCTATCGTTTGTCAAATCCAGAGTAAATATAGGCCTTCATATGTATCAAATCTGTAGGCGATTGTGGGTTACAGCAAATACAAATATAGCTGAAATGTTCAGTCATCAAAACAGGCTGGGGTGTTTTCAGGTCAGTTTAGACTAAGGTTCCTTCTACTCTGTACGGAAGGAAAATAGCATTTGTATCTATTTATGCTCCTAATCTGACAAAGATGTCTCAATTCTGTAACCAGAAGCCTGATCATAGCTCTAAACTAGATATATTTGGACCTTCTCATAGCTCATCCCAAGTGAAAGCTTCCAATGCACTTAAACCATTTCTTAAAGATCTTCActaggcggtagggtagcctagtggttagagtgttggactagtaattggacggttgcaaattcaaatccccgagctgacaaggtacaaatctgttgttctgctcctgaacaggcagtgttaacccacagttcctaggctgtcattgaaaataacaatttgttcttaactgacttgcctagttaaataaaggtaaaataaaatcatAACTGCTGGAAATTTCATAATCCACAACTAAGAACAATACCTGATTTTCTGCTAGATTTAAGACTTTCTCGAGAATTGACTGTTTTAATAGGTAACGGAACTTAGAAAAACATGACCGGCCATTCTATCTGATCATAGTTCCATTCTTGGTCAATTTCAAATCTTCCCAATGAAAATACGTGAACTTAGATTGAGGTTTAATAATAATTTACTACACAACTCTGATTTCATCTTTCAGTTCATATCcattaaaattattattttttgaaaTAAATGACCACTCAGTGGAGGTTCTCAACTATGGTATGGTTAGCTGTAAAAGGTTTCCTAAGAGGAAACACTACACTTTTTTTCCTCTAATAGAAATTAAGACGATCAGAAGATCAGTGAATTGTAAAATTATTGTAAAATGCTGGAGTACTCTGTTAAAAACAACTattcaacagagagagaaattgagcTTAAAACAAGTAGACTGGAACTTAAAGACTTGTTGCGACAGAGTAGAATCCATTATGCAGAGGGTGTGACAAAAATACTATtttccccagtttacaattggctcattcatccccccttcctctccccctgtaactattccccaggtcattgctgtaaatgagaacgtgttctcagtcaactttacctctctccccacaggtgtgactactacctctgagggtttagagcaggggtgtcaaacatacggcccgcgggccggaaccggcccccaaggaggttcgatca encodes:
- the LOC124029250 gene encoding butyrophilin subfamily 1 member A1-like, with amino-acid sequence MPPCVIEKNSSRALYTVMWLYILAAWGVCLSTATSEMFTCSVPVDPVSARLGHVATMPCWLTLSMNAEGLEVRWYRPKDFDNPVLHYRERKIQEASQQSQYVGRSSLGLREVTSQGLKGGDVTLKLVNVTLRDQGEYVCYVSSNQDYGTASVFLNVTVRGTPPLLSAVRTDADSVNVSCVSHGWKPRPRLQWSDGRQTLKPEKLDYSSGAHGLVSAHSWVLSSPSSAPWVSCSLVLSEGEEMEGRVDLRDVAAVPETSSGLLTAVIILALLLLLSVVFIGVLYKKRGNKSTHVPKGDIVDIETMRQPEDLVDIENMRQAGVDITLDLKTAPSYLTVGSTGKIVRDSKANPCPPGEHAYILGTCGFTSGSHAYWEVRLDKEMVGVKESWWVGLASGSVKRQGDVPATPSNGFWFLSSYKEKGLRLNMAPDILLPADPRPQILGVYFDYDQGVLSFINVKDNKLIVTVRAMFIGELFPLFNPGQGDTAPMTILDASHYKTKPVEESASETDALLASNQSRNHQTSESKDCL